In a genomic window of Glycine max cultivar Williams 82 chromosome 13, Glycine_max_v4.0, whole genome shotgun sequence:
- the LOC100305837 gene encoding uncharacterized protein has product MGPTSNEYYTENHIPSGSHFLYKLPFPLPFYYTTNVSLNCVVLQTERKKEENKRKKKNMSYLNRVWMAATVAVAQGHTDPGHKCKTALNSIHHNRSRLFSGGALSDLRPLSGVVGPDVSGAAAGSSDAKNRVSQADDSLRKVMYFSCWGQG; this is encoded by the coding sequence ATGGGACCCACCAGCAATGAGTATTATACAGAAAATCATATCCCAAGTGGTTCTCATTTCCTCTATAAATTACCTTTTCCTCTTCCCTTTTATTACACTACTAACGTTTCTCTGAATTGTGTTGTGTTGCAAacagaaaggaaaaaagaagaaaataagagaaagaagaaaaatatgagTTACTTGAATCGTGTTTGGATGGCGGCAACGGTGGCGGTAGCGCAAGGCCACACCGATCCCGGCCACAAGTGCAAGACGGCGCTCAACTCCATCCACCACAACCGGAGCCGCCTCTTCTCCGGCGGAGCCCTGTCTGATCTCCGGCCGCTGTCCGGCGTCGTTGGACCTGACGTCTCTGGCGCGGCAGCGGGGAGCTCCGACGCGAAGAATAGGGTGAGCCAAGCCGATGACTCTCTGAGGAAAGTGATGTACTTTAGTTGCTGGGGTCAGGGCTGA
- the LOC100794120 gene encoding vesicle-associated protein 4-2-like, with translation MEVETEKSGSDGKGWSFCRMPFWQTTHTPSSSTTSMSYMHNVHPQNQNNFQSVDRSSHHSSTTVSSMAKSLLPTKRRLHLDPSNKLYFPYEPGKQVRSAIAIKNTCKSHVAFKFQTTAPKSCYMRPPAGILAPGESIIATVFKFVEPPENNEKPIDQKSKVKFNIMSLKVQGEMDYVPELFDEQRDQVAIEQILRVIFLDPEKPSPVLDKLKRMLAEADAALEARKKPLEEKGPCVAGEGLVIDEWKERRERYLAQQQVQGVDSV, from the exons ATGGAGGTGGAGACTGAAAAATCAGGGTCTGATGGGAAGGGTTGGAGTTTTTGTAGAATGCCATTTTGGCAAACAACTCAcactccttcttcttctactacTTCCATGTCTTACATGCACAATGTTCATCCGCAAAATCAGAATAACTTTCAATCTGTTGATAGATCCAGTCATCATTCTTCAACCACAGTTTCATCTATGGCCAAGTCTCTGCTCCCTACGAAGAGGAGGCTCCATCTTGATCCTTCCAACAAGCTCTACTTTCCAT aTGAACCTGGTAAGCAAGTTAGGAGTGCAATCGCAATTAAAAACACTTGCAAGTCTCATGTAGCTTTCAAG TTTCAAACAACTGCACCCAAGAGTTGTTATATGCGCCCTCCAGCTGGTATTCTTGCCCCTGGTGAAAGTATTATTGCCACCG TATTCAAGTTTGTGGAGCCACCGGAGAATAATGAGAAACCAATTGATCAAAAAAGCAAGGTTAAGTTTAATATTATGAGCTTAAAAGTGCAAGGTGAAATGGACTATGTACCGGAACTG TTTGATGAGCAAAGAGATCAAGTGGCAATAGAGCAAATTCTGCGGGTTATTTTTCTGGACCCTGAAAAGCCTAGTCCT GTCCTGGATAAGCTTAAACGAATGTTGGCTGAGGCCGACGCTGCACTTGAAGCGCGAAAGAAACCACTGGAGGAGAAAGGTCCTTGTGTTGCTGGGGAGGGCCTTGTTATAGATGAATGG aaagaaagaagagaaagatacTTGGCTCAACAGCAGGTCCAAGGTGTTGATTCAGTGTAA
- the LOC100305771 gene encoding uncharacterized protein — MSSSRTWAVAASVGVVEALKDQGLCRWNNALRSAQYQVKNHVRSLSQANKVSSSSSSAVVSSRLKEEGAKQSEESLRTVMYLSCWGPN, encoded by the coding sequence ATGAGTTCAAGCAGAACTTGGGCTGTGGCAGCCAGTGTTGGAGTTGTGGAGGCCTTGAAGGACCAGGGTCTGTGTAGGTGGAACAATGCTTTAAGATCAGCACAATATCAAGTGAAAAACCATGTGAGATCCTTGTCTCAGGCAAACAAGGTTTCTTCTTCCTCATCTTCTGCTGTGGTTTCTAGTAGATTAAAGGAAGAGGGTGCGAAGCAGTCAGAGGAATCATTGAGGACAGTCATGTACTTAAGTTGTTGGGGTCCCAACTAG
- the LOC100795182 gene encoding uncharacterized protein translates to MMSSSRRAWTVAISVGVVETLKDQGLCRWNSAFKSAQQSVKSHLRSLSQAKKLSSSSSAMLSSTLQHGEKAKHSEESLRTVMYLSCWGPN, encoded by the coding sequence ATGATGAGTTCAAGTAGGAGAGCATGGACTGTGGCGATTAGTGTTGGAGTTGTGGAGACCTTGAAGGACCAAGGCCTCTGCAGATGGAATTCGGCTTTCAAGTCAGCTCAACAAAGTGTGAAAAGCCATCTTAGATCTTTGTCACAGGCAAAGAAGctctcttcttcatcttctgctATGCTTTCTAGCACACTGCAGCATGGAGAGAAGGCCAAGCATTCAGAAGAATCCTTGAGGACCGTCATGTACTTAAGTTGCTGGGGTCCCAACTGA
- the LOC100305628 gene encoding uncharacterized protein LOC100305628, which yields MSSATSKAWIVAASVGAVEALKDQLGVCRWNYVLRCAQQHMKNHFRSLSQAKNVSSSSALVASKLKGDEKAKKAEESLRTVMYLSCWGPN from the coding sequence ATGAGTAGTGCAACAAGCAAGGCTTGGATTGTGGCAGCGAGTGTTGGAGCCGTGGAGGCTTTGAAGGACCAGCTGGGTGTGTGCAGGTGGAACTATGTTTTGAGATGTGCTCAGCAGCACATGAAAAACCACTTTAGATCCTTGTCTCAAGCAAAAAATGTTTCTTCTTCATCTGCTCTTGTTGCAAGCAAATTAAAGGGTGATGAGAAGGCTAAAAAGGCTGAAGAGTCCTTGAGGACTGTCATGTACTTAAGCTGCTGGGGTCCTAACTGA
- the LOC100500480 gene encoding uncharacterized protein LOC100500480 has translation MSSTSRAWTWSVAASVGVVEALKDQGICRWNSVMRSAQQHAKHNMRSLSQTKKFSFQSSAMASAKLKDEKAKQSEESLRTVMYLSCWGPN, from the coding sequence ATGAGTTCAACAAGCCGTGCTTGGACTTGGAGCGTGGCAGCAAGTGTTGGAGTGGTGGAGGCCTTGAAGGACCAGGGTATATGCAGGTGGAACAGTGTGATGAGATCAGCACAACAACATGCTAAACATAATATGAGGTCTTTGTCTCAAACCAAGAAGTTTTCTTTTCAATCATCTGCGATGGCTTCTGCCAAATTGAAAGATGAGAAAGCTAAGCAGTCAGAGGAGTCTTTGAGAACAGTTATGTACTTGAGTTGCTGGGGTCCCAACTAA
- the LOC100795714 gene encoding uncharacterized protein, translating to MSSTSRAWAWTVAAGVGVVEAMKDQGICRWNSVMRSAQQHAKHNMRSLSQTKKLYSQSSVMASAKLKDEKAKQSEESLRTVMYLSCWGPN from the coding sequence ATGAGTTCAACAAGCCGTGCTTGGGCTTGGACCGTGGCAGCTGGTGTTGGAGTGGTGGAGGCCATGAAGGATCAGGGTATCTGCAGGTGGAACAGTGTGATGAGATCAGCACAACAACATGCTAAACATAATATGAGGTCTTTGTCTCAAACCAAGAAGCTTTATTCTCAATCATCTGTTATGGCTTCAGCCAAATTGAAAGATGAGAAAGCTAAGCAGTCAGAAGAGTCTCTGAGAACCGTCATGTACTTGAGTTGCTGGGGTCCCAACTAA
- the LOC100796236 gene encoding uncharacterized protein yields the protein MCRGTFVVATTVGVVEALKDQGYCKMNNTMMKSVAQQAKSHLGSATRAKKLASPSPSSSSATSNNEKRRMAEESLRTVMYLSTWGPNS from the coding sequence atgTGTCGTGGAACTTTTGTGGTTGCAACCACTGTTGGAGTGGTGGAGGCGTTGAAGGATCAAGGGTATTGCAAAATGAACAACACAATGATGAAGTCGGTGGCTCAACAAGCCAAGAGCCACTTAGGGTCAGCAACTCGGGCCAAGAAGCTggcttctccttctccttcttcttcttcagcaacTTCAAATAATGAGAAGAGAAGGATGGCAGAGGAGTCTCTCAGAACAGTTATGTATTTGAGCACCTGGGGTCCCAATTCTTAG